A single region of the Anaerolineales bacterium genome encodes:
- a CDS encoding zinc metalloprotease HtpX — MESTLKTTLLLGGLSGLLVTIGWLLGGNYGAFFALIFAAFTNLGAWWFSDQIALSMNHARPVDAAQNPTLHQMVETLALRAGIPKPGVYMIDSPMPNAFATGRSPEKGAVAVTTGIMQALEPDELAGVIAHELAHIKHRDTLISSIAATIAGAITMLAQMAQHSLMWGGISSRRSSSDSNGGAEALRAIAAILMVLLAPLAAAIIQMAISRAREFKADAGGAEIMGNPLPLADALMKLERGVSATANQPQPSVNPVSAPLYIVNPLHGGTMQALFSTHPPTAERIRRLKAMAGQA; from the coding sequence ATGGAATCAACCCTAAAAACAACGCTCTTGCTTGGTGGGCTAAGCGGTCTGCTGGTCACCATCGGATGGCTGCTCGGCGGGAATTATGGGGCATTTTTTGCCCTGATCTTCGCCGCCTTCACCAATCTTGGGGCGTGGTGGTTTAGCGATCAAATCGCGCTCTCCATGAACCACGCCCGCCCTGTGGATGCGGCGCAAAACCCCACCCTTCACCAGATGGTAGAAACGCTTGCCCTCCGCGCTGGAATCCCCAAACCGGGCGTCTATATGATTGACTCACCAATGCCCAACGCCTTTGCCACAGGACGCAGCCCGGAAAAGGGGGCAGTGGCAGTGACGACGGGCATCATGCAGGCGCTTGAGCCGGACGAACTGGCGGGGGTGATCGCCCATGAGCTTGCCCATATCAAGCACCGCGATACGCTGATTTCCAGTATTGCAGCGACGATTGCCGGCGCAATCACCATGCTGGCGCAAATGGCGCAGCACTCGCTCATGTGGGGCGGCATATCCAGCCGGCGGAGCAGCAGTGATAGCAATGGCGGAGCAGAGGCACTGCGGGCAATTGCGGCAATCCTCATGGTGCTGTTAGCGCCACTTGCCGCCGCAATCATCCAAATGGCGATCTCGCGGGCGCGGGAGTTCAAGGCAGATGCGGGTGGGGCAGAGATTATGGGCAACCCGCTCCCCCTTGCCGATGCCCTGATGAAACTGGAACGAGGGGTCAGCGCCACCGCCAACCAACCCCAACCAAGCGTGAATCCTGTCAGTGCGCCGCTGTACATTGTGAATCCCTTGCATGGCGGGACGATGCAGGCGCTCTTTAGCACCCATCCCCCAACAGCAGAACGGATTCGCCGCCTGAAGGCAATGGCAGGGCAAGCCTAA
- a CDS encoding carbon-nitrogen hydrolase family protein has protein sequence MPLMRAAAAQCDIGTNLDENLATCLRVIDLAAQERPDILVLPEFCNHLSWYRDRDHSYLVAVDLEGEFLRQIGERARQHGIYVMINCTIRRPKWGEGMVSGTNILFDCDGRQIAASDKQVLMGSENNFLTPAREVCPILALPFARVGMYSCMDGVIYETPRGLALRGAQVLLNSLNSFALDEASLHVPVRAAENQVFVVAANKIGWLVPPELAPMIAERVKVDPAHLQGAGESQIIAPDGRVLAKASHHGEAVICAEFDPAEADDKRRTDGTLTFAARRPALYTPLWEKPTPRTWRESANQVTVAVYQPKTRGQRALDETVFALSQDSSEPALIVLPELFFLPDLLENVDKALERTETALERLTQAIRRRATLIALSVPAREGEMLIHQGVILDKNGILHRQPQIHQGGRHEWAQPSGSGIGYRDTSWGRIALVVGADTFFPESFRLAALAQAEIVACPTRLVEGWESTTGLPERAAENRLNVIAASFPSAAGGSAIHAVGHDFTLWTEWATRPFDGHISRPITTRLEGEGGWLRGAVYPSAAHNRMVSQKTDVVDGRPWWLG, from the coding sequence ATGCCTTTGATGCGTGCAGCGGCGGCGCAGTGTGATATTGGCACAAACCTTGATGAAAACCTTGCCACCTGTCTACGGGTGATCGACCTTGCTGCGCAAGAGCGCCCCGATATCCTTGTTTTGCCCGAATTTTGCAATCACCTCTCGTGGTATCGGGATCGCGATCACAGTTACCTTGTCGCTGTTGACTTGGAGGGAGAATTCCTCCGGCAGATTGGCGAGCGGGCGCGGCAGCACGGCATCTATGTGATGATCAACTGTACTATCCGCCGCCCCAAATGGGGGGAAGGCATGGTCAGCGGCACAAACATCCTCTTTGACTGTGATGGGCGCCAAATCGCCGCCTCCGATAAACAGGTCTTGATGGGCAGCGAAAACAACTTTCTGACGCCCGCCCGCGAAGTCTGCCCGATCCTTGCTTTACCCTTCGCCCGTGTCGGGATGTATTCGTGCATGGACGGCGTGATCTATGAGACGCCGCGTGGGTTGGCGCTGCGGGGGGCGCAGGTGCTGCTGAACAGCCTAAATTCCTTCGCTCTTGATGAGGCATCGCTCCACGTCCCCGTGCGGGCGGCGGAAAATCAGGTGTTCGTTGTCGCTGCGAATAAGATCGGGTGGCTTGTGCCGCCTGAACTTGCCCCAATGATTGCCGAACGGGTGAAGGTTGATCCGGCACATTTGCAGGGGGCGGGCGAGAGTCAGATTATCGCCCCTGATGGGCGCGTCCTTGCTAAAGCGTCGCATCACGGCGAAGCGGTGATCTGCGCCGAGTTTGACCCCGCTGAGGCGGACGACAAACGCCGCACCGATGGCACGCTGACCTTTGCCGCCCGCCGTCCGGCGCTTTATACCCCCTTGTGGGAAAAACCCACTCCGCGCACATGGCGGGAGAGTGCCAATCAGGTCACAGTGGCGGTCTACCAGCCGAAAACACGTGGGCAGCGGGCGCTTGATGAAACCGTCTTTGCCCTCAGCCAAGATAGCAGCGAACCCGCCTTGATTGTCCTTCCCGAATTATTTTTCCTTCCCGACCTGCTAGAGAATGTGGACAAGGCGCTGGAACGGACGGAGACCGCCCTTGAACGGCTGACACAGGCGATCCGGCGGCGGGCGACTCTGATCGCCTTGAGCGTCCCCGCCCGCGAGGGGGAAATGCTCATCCATCAGGGGGTGATCCTCGATAAAAACGGGATTCTGCACCGTCAGCCACAGATTCACCAGGGCGGGCGTCACGAGTGGGCGCAGCCAAGCGGCAGCGGCATCGGCTATCGGGACACCTCGTGGGGGCGGATCGCCCTCGTCGTGGGGGCGGATACGTTCTTTCCAGAGTCGTTCCGGCTGGCGGCATTGGCGCAAGCGGAGATTGTCGCCTGCCCAACGCGGCTGGTGGAGGGATGGGAATCAACCACCGGCTTGCCCGAACGTGCCGCCGAAAACCGCCTGAATGTGATCGCCGCTTCGTTCCCCTCCGCAGCGGGTGGGAGCGCAATTCACGCCGTTGGGCATGATTTCACTCTGTGGACGGAGTGGGCAACACG